From a single Brassica rapa cultivar Chiifu-401-42 chromosome A01, CAAS_Brap_v3.01, whole genome shotgun sequence genomic region:
- the LOC103874126 gene encoding glutamyl-tRNA reductase 2, chloroplastic, whose product MAAVSGAFVVSQTSLSSSKHHSPSSSPTMLLGVRAFPTNSKTTRGLIRCQLSSSSVSALQQLKKSAFDRYTKERSSIVVIGLSIHTAPVEMREKLAIPVAEWPQAISELSALNHIEEAAVLSTCNRMEIYVLALSQHRGVREVTQWMSKRSGIPVSDICQHWFLLHNKDATQHLFEVSAGLDSLVLGEGQILAQVKQVKEKLRNGFGMVIPGLFEKAITAGKRARAETGIASGAVSVSSAAVELALTKLPPGSASSAVMLVVGAGKMGKLVIKHLVAKGCTRMVAVNRNQERVAAIQEEMPPGVEIVYKPLDEMLACAGEANVIFTSTASETPLFLKEHVETLPLPGAARLFVDISVPRNVGSCVAELEGTQLYNVDDLKEVVAANKEDRARKAMEAQDIITEETKKFEAWRDSLQTVPTIKKLRRKTDRIRADSVEKFMSKYGKDMDKKTKEAVEDLTRAMVNKILHGPMKHLRCDDTENRPLPETLENMEALNRMFELELELLEEKIRAKMEQK is encoded by the exons ATGGCGGCTGTTTCGGGTGCATTTGTTGTTAGCCAGACCTCGTTATCATCATCGAAACACcattctccatcttcttctcccacGATGTTATTAGGCGTTCGTGCTTTTCCGACGAACAGCAAGACAACTCGAGGTCTGATCCGTTGTCAGCTTTCTTCATCAAGTGTCTCGGCTCTTCAGCAGCTTAAGAAGTCCGCCTTTGACA gatACACAAAGGAGAGAAGCAGCATTGTGGTGATTGGTCTTAGCATCCACACTGCTCCTGTAGAGATGCGCGAGAAGCTTGCCATTCCTGTTGCTGAATGGCCTCAGGCTATCTCTGAGTTGTCCGCTTTGAATCATATTGAAGAAGCCGCTGTTCTCAGCACCTGTAACCGGATGGAGATCTATGTCTTGGCTCTCTCTCAGCACCGTGGTGTCAGAGAAGTCACTCAATGGATGtccaag AGAAGTGGAATCCCAGTTTCTGACATTTGTCAGCACTGGTTTCTCTTGCACAACAAGGACGCCACGCAACATCTGTTTGAAGTCTCAGCTGGTCTGGACTCTCTTGTCCTAGGGGAAGGTCAGATACTCGCACAGGTTAAACAAGTTAAAGAGAAACTGCGCAACGGGTTTGGTATGGTTATCCCTGGGCTGTTTGAAAAGGCTATCACGGCTGGGAAGCGTGCCAGAGCAGAGACAGGTATTGCCTCCGGGGCTGTTTCCGTTAGCTCTGCTGCCGTCGAGCTTGCTCTCACCAAGCTTCCACCAGGATCTGCATCGTCTGCTGTGATGTTGGTTGTTGGCGCAGGAAAGATGGGGAAGCTTGTAATCAAGCACCTGGTTGCCAAAGGTTGCACTAGGATGGTTGCTGTGAACCGAAACCAAGAGAGAGTTGCAGCTATCCAAGAGGAGATGCCGCCTGGCGTTGAGATCGTTTATAAACCCCTTGATGAGATGCTAGCTTGTGCTGGAGAAGCCAACGTGATTTTCACTAGCACAGCATCTGAGACACCATTGTTCTTGAAGGAGCACGTTGAGACTCTCCCTCTTCCGGGTGCTGCGAGGCTCTTTGTTGATATCTCTGTTCCTAGAAACGTTGGATCTTGTGTCGCTGAATTAGAGGGTACACAGCTTTACAACGTGGATGATCTCAAGGAAGTTGTTGCTGCCAACAAAGAAGACAGGGCGAGGAAGGCAATGGAAGCTCAGGATATAATAACAGAGGAAACTAAAAAGTTTGAAGCGTGGAGGGACTCGCTGCAGACGGTTCCGACAATcaagaaactaagaagaaaAACAGATAGAATCAGAGCTGATTCGGTTGAAAAGTTCATGTCGAAATATGGAAAAGACATGGACAAGAAGACGAAGGAAGCAGTAGAGGATCTAACCCGAGCTATGGTGAACAAGATCCTCCACGGTCCAATGAAACATTTGAGATGCGATGACACGGAGAACAGACCGCTGCCTGAGACGCTAGAGAACATGGAGGCTCTCAACAGAATGTTTGAACTCGAACTAGAGTTACTCGAGGAGAAGATCAGAGCAAAGATGGAacaaaaatag